Proteins encoded by one window of Gemmatimonadales bacterium:
- a CDS encoding shikimate kinase, whose protein sequence is MTRRHVILVGLPGAGKTTVGRLVAAALGAPFVDLDEAIEQRAGKSVARVFAEDGEAAFRALEAELGGAALAGAPAVVAPGAGFFAHDVTRAMTRGSGLVVYLETGPEEAAARLGGAAGRPLLAGGETGARIAALLDARSPSYRRADRTVATGGRSPDEVAAAVVSLARDLAGW, encoded by the coding sequence TTGACTAGACGTCACGTCATCCTGGTCGGGTTGCCCGGAGCCGGGAAGACGACCGTCGGCCGGCTGGTCGCCGCGGCGCTCGGCGCGCCGTTCGTGGATCTCGACGAGGCGATCGAGCAGCGCGCGGGGAAATCCGTCGCCCGGGTGTTCGCGGAGGACGGCGAGGCCGCCTTTCGCGCGCTCGAGGCCGAGCTGGGCGGCGCCGCGCTCGCCGGCGCGCCCGCGGTGGTGGCGCCCGGCGCCGGGTTCTTCGCGCACGACGTTACGCGCGCGATGACCCGGGGGTCTGGACTGGTGGTTTACCTTGAGACCGGGCCGGAGGAGGCGGCGGCGAGACTCGGTGGGGCCGCGGGACGGCCGCTGCTCGCCGGGGGCGAGACCGGCGCGCGCATCGCGGCGCTGCTCGACGCCCGGAGTCCGAGCTACCGCCGCGCCGATCGCACCGTGGCCACCGGGGGACGCAGCCCGGACGAGGTGGCCGCCGCCGTGGTCTCGCTTGCCCGCGACCTCGCCGGCTGGTAG
- the pilO gene encoding type 4a pilus biogenesis protein PilO produces the protein MALIPQDRRGQTLLLVTVVALVVGYFGWSGLSLAGLRGIGPMGVRRDSLQTELDSLIAQVDRAKRDVAQGALTEMERRLGEFQTSLNLMRQLVPTSSEVPNLLDDIASRAKMRGATFAGFTPQTVESGSPFDIQRYRLSATGQYDQVSEFLTDIASLPRIIVPYDVHFQRVQGPVADTSKTQALLQATFAVRTYVKPLAAGDSTGAPPPAPRGGDD, from the coding sequence ATGGCCCTCATTCCGCAGGATCGGCGCGGCCAGACCCTCCTCCTGGTGACGGTGGTGGCCCTGGTCGTCGGCTACTTCGGGTGGTCGGGGCTGTCGCTGGCGGGCCTGCGCGGGATCGGCCCGATGGGCGTGCGCCGCGACTCGCTCCAGACCGAGCTCGACTCCCTCATCGCCCAGGTCGACCGCGCCAAGCGGGACGTGGCGCAGGGCGCGCTCACCGAGATGGAGCGGCGGCTCGGGGAGTTCCAGACCAGCCTGAACCTCATGCGCCAGCTGGTCCCGACGTCGTCGGAGGTGCCGAACCTCCTGGACGACATCGCCAGCCGCGCCAAGATGCGCGGGGCGACCTTCGCGGGCTTCACGCCGCAGACCGTGGAGTCGGGTTCGCCGTTCGACATCCAGCGCTACCGCCTGTCGGCGACGGGGCAGTACGACCAGGTCTCGGAGTTCCTCACGGACATCGCGAGCCTGCCGCGGATCATCGTCCCGTACGATGTGCACTTCCAACGGGTCCAGGGACCGGTCGCCGACACCAGCAAGACCCAGGCGCTGCTGCAGGCGACGTTCGCCGTCCGTACGTACGTGAAGCCGTTGGCGGCGGGTGACTCGACCGGTGCGCCGCCGCCGGCGCCGCGAGGTGGCGATGACTAG
- a CDS encoding secretin N-terminal domain-containing protein, producing the protein MKRALIIACVGLALGAAAASRLAAVPATPPPHAGPGDVTAVSVLPSPGRAEVAIDVQGVVHVSDFVLREPARLVLDLVGAHLVAPTIQYDGVARGGIRDVRYSQFRSDVVRVVVELDQARDYQVRQDSAGVHVTFAASQAFAAWSSDGARNAAAALPAAIPAHAPAAPAAVAPAPAATADVENAVLRSQLRSPSQQPRISVTFDRASIQEVIANFATFSGRSIIAGKDISGTVTAEIKDQPWDLAFNAVLAGQGLAATELPGGIIRVDSRANLAAQDSLEGTATTIVHVNYARASVLAPSVAPMLSRRGKVAPDTTTNSLIVTDIASQIDTIAAFIRALDQRTPQVAIQAKIIFVDRTELEEIGMRYDLGTSSQFFNTLIARPNPQDTTGNTPYDPTRTPLVVNIGGNAVAAVANASAQFEQNPALRLVYSTVIGNFALSSFLEALQSVQLSDIQAEPQVTVADNRQADLFVGERTPIRQIDVASAGATATGGAVARATTQLQPTGIRLTVTPHVVAGTREVLMELHAENSSLQASTIAEAGFVFASQEGTTQLLVRDGETAVIGGLTVTNITVANQGIPFLVDLPVLGRLFGFRTSQEERRDLLILVTPHIIDDLGSGAPDNR; encoded by the coding sequence ATGAAGCGAGCCCTCATCATCGCGTGCGTCGGCCTGGCCCTTGGGGCCGCCGCCGCGTCACGGCTCGCCGCCGTGCCCGCAACCCCGCCGCCCCATGCGGGACCGGGCGACGTGACGGCCGTGAGCGTGCTGCCGAGCCCGGGGCGGGCGGAGGTGGCGATCGACGTGCAGGGCGTCGTGCACGTCTCGGATTTCGTGCTGCGCGAGCCGGCCCGGCTGGTGCTGGACCTGGTGGGCGCGCACCTCGTGGCGCCGACGATCCAGTACGACGGCGTCGCCCGCGGCGGGATCCGGGACGTCCGCTACTCGCAGTTCCGCTCCGACGTCGTGCGCGTCGTGGTCGAGCTGGACCAGGCGCGCGACTACCAGGTGCGCCAGGACAGCGCCGGGGTGCACGTGACCTTCGCGGCGAGCCAGGCGTTCGCCGCCTGGTCGAGCGACGGCGCGCGCAACGCGGCCGCCGCGCTGCCCGCGGCCATTCCCGCGCATGCGCCGGCGGCTCCGGCCGCGGTCGCGCCCGCGCCGGCCGCGACGGCCGACGTCGAGAACGCCGTGCTGCGCAGCCAGCTCCGCTCGCCCTCGCAGCAGCCGCGCATCAGCGTGACCTTCGACCGCGCGAGCATCCAGGAAGTCATCGCCAACTTCGCGACCTTCTCCGGCCGCTCCATCATCGCCGGCAAGGACATCTCCGGCACGGTCACGGCCGAAATCAAGGACCAGCCCTGGGACCTGGCGTTCAACGCGGTGCTCGCCGGCCAGGGCCTGGCCGCCACCGAGCTGCCGGGCGGCATCATCCGGGTGGACAGCCGGGCCAACCTCGCGGCGCAGGATTCCCTCGAAGGCACCGCGACGACCATCGTGCACGTCAACTACGCCCGGGCGTCCGTGCTCGCACCGTCGGTCGCGCCGATGCTGTCGCGGCGCGGCAAGGTGGCGCCGGACACGACCACCAACTCGCTGATCGTCACCGACATCGCCTCGCAGATCGACACCATCGCGGCGTTCATCCGCGCGCTGGACCAGCGCACCCCGCAGGTGGCCATCCAGGCGAAGATCATCTTCGTGGACCGGACCGAGCTCGAAGAGATCGGGATGCGCTACGACCTCGGGACGTCCAGCCAGTTCTTCAACACCCTGATCGCGCGGCCGAACCCGCAGGACACGACGGGCAACACGCCCTACGACCCCACCCGTACGCCGCTGGTGGTGAACATCGGCGGTAACGCGGTGGCGGCGGTCGCCAACGCCTCGGCGCAGTTCGAGCAGAATCCGGCGCTGCGGCTCGTGTACTCGACGGTGATCGGCAACTTCGCGCTGTCGAGCTTCCTCGAGGCGCTGCAGTCGGTCCAGCTCTCGGACATCCAGGCCGAGCCGCAGGTCACGGTCGCCGACAACCGCCAGGCCGACCTGTTCGTCGGCGAGCGCACGCCGATCCGCCAGATCGACGTCGCGAGCGCCGGTGCGACGGCGACCGGCGGCGCGGTGGCGCGGGCCACCACCCAGCTGCAGCCCACCGGCATCCGGCTGACCGTCACGCCGCACGTGGTGGCGGGCACCCGCGAGGTGCTGATGGAGCTGCACGCCGAGAACTCGTCCCTTCAGGCGTCCACCATCGCCGAGGCCGGATTCGTCTTCGCGTCGCAGGAGGGCACGACCCAGCTGCTGGTGCGGGACGGCGAGACCGCGGTCATCGGCGGCCTGACCGTGACCAACATCACGGTGGCCAACCAGGGCATCCCGTTCCTGGTGGACCTGCCGGTCCTCGGCCGGCTGTTCGGCTTCCGGACCAGCCAGGAGGAGCGGCGCGACCTGCTGATTCTCGTGACCCCACACATCATCGACGATCTGGGCTCCGGTGCACCCGACAACCGCTAG
- the aroC gene encoding chorismate synthase has product MTAIRFTTAGESHGRAVLAVVEGVPAGLPLLAADVDAELARRMRGYGRGARMKIEADRVQILAGVRAGATLGSPIALLVENRDFEHWRDVMAPEPSAEPPRRQLTRPRPGHADLAGVLKYDRADARDILERASARETVARVAAGAVCRRLLAELGVEIGSHVVALGGVVAALPGPLPAPLDPVADRSPVRCLDPKAEQAMVARIDAAADAGDTLGGVVEVVVRGLVVGLGSHVAWDRRLDGRLAAALMSIQAVKGVEAGLGFALGALPGSQAHDEILRADGPAAAPSGGFARRTNRAGGLEGGMTTGEPLVLRAAMKPISTLMRPLQSVDLRSGRPAPAQSERSDVTAVPALGVIAEAAVALVLADAYVEKFGGDALAELRRNLDGYLAQLARRRAGWEPVD; this is encoded by the coding sequence GTGACCGCGATCCGGTTCACTACCGCGGGAGAGTCGCACGGGCGCGCCGTCCTGGCCGTCGTCGAGGGCGTGCCGGCCGGCCTGCCGCTCCTGGCCGCCGACGTGGACGCCGAGCTCGCGCGGCGGATGCGCGGCTACGGCCGCGGCGCGAGGATGAAGATCGAGGCGGACCGGGTGCAGATCCTGGCCGGGGTGCGGGCCGGGGCGACCCTCGGCTCGCCGATCGCGCTGCTGGTCGAGAACCGGGACTTCGAGCACTGGCGGGACGTGATGGCGCCCGAGCCGTCGGCCGAACCGCCGCGGCGCCAGCTCACCCGACCCCGGCCCGGGCACGCCGACCTCGCCGGCGTGCTGAAGTACGACCGCGCCGACGCGCGCGACATCCTGGAGCGCGCATCGGCGCGGGAGACGGTGGCGCGCGTCGCGGCGGGCGCCGTGTGCCGCCGGCTGCTCGCGGAGCTCGGGGTCGAGATCGGCAGCCACGTGGTCGCCCTGGGCGGCGTCGTGGCCGCGCTACCAGGCCCGCTCCCCGCCCCGCTGGATCCGGTCGCCGACCGCTCTCCCGTGCGCTGCCTCGATCCCAAAGCCGAGCAGGCGATGGTCGCCCGGATCGACGCCGCCGCGGACGCCGGCGACACGCTGGGCGGCGTGGTGGAGGTGGTGGTCCGCGGGCTCGTGGTGGGGCTCGGAAGCCATGTGGCGTGGGACCGCCGCCTCGACGGCCGGCTGGCGGCCGCCCTGATGTCCATCCAGGCGGTGAAGGGCGTCGAGGCGGGCCTCGGCTTCGCCCTCGGCGCGCTGCCCGGGTCCCAGGCTCACGACGAGATCCTCCGCGCCGACGGCCCCGCCGCGGCCCCGAGCGGCGGCTTCGCGCGGCGCACCAATCGCGCCGGCGGTCTCGAGGGCGGGATGACGACCGGCGAGCCGCTGGTCCTGCGGGCCGCGATGAAGCCCATCTCGACGCTGATGCGCCCGCTCCAGTCGGTGGACCTGCGCAGCGGCCGGCCGGCCCCGGCGCAGAGCGAGCGCTCCGACGTCACCGCGGTTCCCGCGCTGGGCGTCATCGCGGAGGCGGCGGTGGCGCTCGTCCTCGCCGATGCCTACGTGGAGAAGTTCGGCGGCGACGCGCTCGCCGAGCTGCGTCGCAATCTCGACGGCTACCTCGCGCAGCTCGCGCGGCGTCGCGCCGGCTGGGAGCCGGTTGACTAG
- the pilM gene encoding type IV pilus assembly protein PilM, with product MGLDIGSGLIKLVVIEHGKAQPELVKVAITPVLADAIVEGEVMDPGIVADAVRGLFVTAAIKQKAVVTAVGGRDVIVKKIQMDRMKESDAREVIRWEAEQHVPFDMENVELDFQILDPEGEGLQMNVLLVAAKRELVENKVSLLTDAGLTPDIIDVDAFALHNAFELNYPDEQAGMVGLLNIGHEVTNINILEDGVPILTRDLAIGTRRFREDLQRERGMGAEEADALLQARDRNPAVDPYVETRGEEMAVGIERAAAFLQTASRSGVAMGRIYMSGGGARIPGLGEVLADRLRVPVEKADPIKNVTVREGVFDTLPVEEVGPLLMLPVGLALRAA from the coding sequence GTGGGCCTCGACATCGGCAGCGGGCTGATCAAGCTCGTCGTCATCGAGCACGGCAAGGCCCAACCGGAACTGGTCAAGGTGGCAATCACGCCGGTCTTGGCGGATGCGATCGTCGAGGGCGAGGTGATGGACCCTGGGATCGTGGCGGATGCGGTCCGGGGTCTGTTCGTCACGGCCGCCATCAAGCAGAAGGCCGTGGTGACGGCCGTGGGTGGCCGCGACGTGATCGTCAAGAAGATCCAGATGGACCGGATGAAGGAGTCGGACGCGCGCGAGGTGATCCGCTGGGAGGCGGAACAGCACGTGCCGTTCGACATGGAGAACGTGGAGCTCGATTTCCAGATTCTGGATCCCGAGGGCGAAGGGCTCCAGATGAACGTGCTGCTGGTCGCGGCCAAGCGGGAGCTGGTGGAGAACAAGGTGTCGCTGCTGACGGACGCCGGGCTCACGCCGGACATCATCGACGTCGACGCCTTCGCCCTGCACAACGCGTTCGAGCTCAATTATCCGGACGAGCAGGCCGGCATGGTGGGGCTGCTCAACATCGGTCACGAAGTGACGAACATCAACATCCTCGAAGACGGCGTTCCGATTCTGACCCGGGATCTCGCGATCGGGACCCGCCGGTTCCGCGAGGACCTGCAGCGGGAGCGGGGCATGGGGGCGGAGGAAGCGGACGCGCTGCTGCAGGCGCGGGACCGCAACCCGGCGGTGGATCCGTACGTGGAGACGCGCGGCGAGGAGATGGCGGTCGGCATCGAGCGGGCGGCCGCGTTCCTCCAGACGGCGAGCCGCAGCGGCGTGGCGATGGGTCGGATTTACATGTCGGGCGGCGGGGCGCGCATTCCGGGCCTGGGCGAGGTGCTGGCCGACCGCCTGCGGGTGCCGGTCGAGAAGGCCGACCCCATCAAGAACGTCACGGTGCGGGAAGGCGTCTTCGACACCCTCCCGGTCGAGGAAGTCGGGCCCCTGCTGATGTTGCCGGTGGGTCTGGCCCTTCGGGCCGCATAG
- a CDS encoding PilN domain-containing protein: protein MIAINLLPGAKRKRAKGGGIALPNVGAMLAAVKDPWLVAAIAAWVVVGGLGTPLYLRRQSQVRALEPRLQTAKRDSVTYAGILNRRHRMEQTRDSLLAEMQYIRDIDRDRYVWPHILDAVAKALPDYTWLDDLSGRTAEGDTAVGGGASFTVQGKTAGEAQAVTRFMRNLEESPFVEGVTLVSSAMVTEQGRDVTSFTLNAHYQMPSPSILAMEPLAASIVQGVRSGGGTRR from the coding sequence ATGATTGCGATCAATCTTCTTCCGGGCGCGAAGCGGAAGCGGGCCAAGGGTGGCGGCATCGCGCTGCCGAACGTCGGCGCCATGCTGGCGGCGGTCAAGGACCCGTGGCTGGTGGCCGCGATCGCGGCCTGGGTCGTGGTGGGCGGGCTCGGCACGCCGCTGTACCTGCGGCGCCAGTCGCAGGTCCGTGCGCTCGAGCCCAGGCTCCAGACCGCCAAGCGCGACAGCGTCACCTACGCGGGCATCCTGAACCGCCGGCACCGCATGGAGCAGACGCGCGACTCCCTGCTGGCGGAGATGCAGTACATCCGGGACATCGACCGCGATCGCTACGTCTGGCCGCACATCCTGGATGCGGTGGCCAAGGCGCTGCCAGACTACACCTGGCTCGACGACCTTTCCGGCCGGACGGCGGAAGGCGACACGGCCGTCGGCGGCGGCGCGTCGTTCACCGTCCAGGGGAAGACCGCCGGCGAGGCGCAGGCGGTCACCCGCTTCATGCGCAACCTGGAGGAGTCGCCGTTCGTCGAGGGCGTGACGCTCGTCTCGAGCGCGATGGTGACCGAGCAGGGGCGGGACGTCACCAGCTTCACGCTCAACGCGCACTACCAGATGCCGTCCCCTTCGATCCTGGCGATGGAGCCGCTGGCCGCGTCGATCGTGCAAGGCGTGCGTTCCGGCGGCGGCACGAGGCGATAG